The Humulus lupulus chromosome 3, drHumLupu1.1, whole genome shotgun sequence genome window below encodes:
- the LOC133825307 gene encoding uncharacterized mitochondrial protein AtMg00810-like — MSWTCCLSSYPDLSDDLPIALLKAISHLGWHNAMIEEMNALDDNGKLGAKPCSTPMTPNMHLTGDGELFEDPESSSLGSVKANFLLLEGAPGCGIVYRINGHTHINCFSDANWAGFKMDRRSTSGYCIFVGGNLVSWKSKKQNVVS, encoded by the exons ATGTCTTGGACATGCTGCTTGTCATCATATCCAGACCTGAGCGATGATCTTCCTATTGCATTGCTCAAAG CCATCTCTCATCTTGGTTGGCATAATGCAATGATAGAAGAGATGAATGCTTTAGATGATAATG GGAAATTGGGAGCAAAGCCTTGTAGTACTCCAATGACTCCGAACATGCACCTTACAGGAGATGGGGAACTATTTGAAGATCCTGAGAG TTCATCATTGGGCAGTGTTAAAGCAAATTTTTTGTTACTTGAAGGAGCACCTGGATGTGGTATTGTGTATAGAATTAATGGGCACACTCATATTAATTGTTTTTCGGATGCAAATTGGGCAGGTTTCAAAATGGATAGAAGATCCACTTCGGGTTATTGTATCTTTGTTGGAGGTAATTTGGTCTCATGGAAGAGTAAGAAGCAAAACGTTGTGTCATGA